A segment of the Malaclemys terrapin pileata isolate rMalTer1 chromosome 1, rMalTer1.hap1, whole genome shotgun sequence genome:
TAGCACAATCTGTCTTTTGTCAGGCTGTATTGCCCACAGTTGATTTCTACACACTTAAAAATTCTTAAAACCCAAGTACTGCAACTCACTCTTGACACGGGTCATAGCGAAGGTTTTGGTTCAGGCTATCAATAGCTTTCATGTCCTCTTCTGTCAACTGGAagtcaaacacctgtcagagaaaAAAATGCTAATCATCAGATTTGCCTATGGGATGGACCAAATTGGCCCTTCATAAAGCAGGAAGGGATTTTATTTGTTCTAACATGCTAGTCATTTAGAGTGTCCAtcactgaaataataataatacctatttCTTATATGGCATTTTTCATcggtagatttcaaagcacttcccaATCTTTATTGTGTTTATACTCACAACATCTCTAGGAGGTAGGGACGCATCtctatcatcatccccatttgtAATGGAAAACAACACTCAGGCAGAGAGAGAGTAACTGACTTGccgaaggtcacacaggaaatccatGGCAGAGTAGGGAATGGAACCTGGGACTTCCACAGCCTAGTCCAGTGCCCCAATTACTGAACCAACCTCCCTCTCCCAAATGCAACCTAGTAGAGGATGATTTTAATCCACTAACCTCTGGCTTATGGGCCCAGCACATTGCTGCTGCATGTGTAGCAAAGGCCAGATACTGAAGTCCTCACCCAATCATTACTTACTGAGGACTATGTGAGTTTTGCCCAAGTCAGGATTAAGTAACAACTGAACTGAACAACTGAGCAGAAACTGAGTAAAGACCTCAGAATTTGGCTCTAGATTAGCAGAGAAATTCTGAACAAAACCTCTCTGCATGAATTAATTTGTGTTGCCTGAGTTGCTTATAGCTTCACTTGGTAATGAGAAACACGTACAGGATAACACTTTGGTCTTTGTCCAACAAATCTCTCTCTGAAATGTCCCTTTATAACTATGCAacctttatattgcagtagcacctagtggCCTTAACCAACCTGGGCTCGAATTGTGCGAGGGACTGCACAAACACAGGGCAAATGACAATCCCTGTCCTAAGGAGCTTGGCTATATTCAGGTGGACGGTGCATGGAGGTGCCGTCAGTCCTCAACTTGAGGTGCCATGTCCATGTAGGGCAGGAGCTATCAGTGATATTTTACATCCACTATTTGCAAACTTGTGAGCGTTTCTAATGGTATTTCTCCTTTCCACTGCTTTACCTTGAAGTTGTCTTCAATATGCTCTCTGGTGAAGCTCTTGGCAAGGACCACCACACCACGCTGCAGCTGGTAGCGCAGGGCTACTAGAGCTGGGCTTCGGTTGTATTTTTTGGCCAGAGCGTTCAGTATTGGATCCTCCAGCAGAAGTGGAGTGCTTTGATCCACCCTGCAAGGAAATACAGACACGGAGTGAGCGTATCTGATCTCAGGATCAGTGAGAGTTGAGCCTGTTGGAGGCGATACTCATTTATCATCAGATATTTAGCAaacatattgggcctgattctccactgcctgtcTCCTTGTGTGATCATTTATATCTGTACCAAATGGGTGCAAAACACAGCCATGCCAATTTGGTAGCATGCTATGCCCACTTTCCACCCATGTAAATGACCACACAAGATcaaggtagtggagaatcagatGCATTCTTTCAGTAATGAGACTCTACAGTCAGCTTCTTTCCTTACCATAGCTCATCTCTGTGAGATCCCAAGGCACTAAAAGCCACCAGGACAATATTTTTGGATTTGCAGAACTCCAGCAATTTCCTTTGGTTGAGGTAAGGATGACATTCAACCTGAAGCATTAGAAAAATGGAGATTTCCAATTGTACAAACAGTGACAGTCacacaactcccctccccccaattatcTATTATCATCGGCTTCATTTATCTAGGTGTTTATAATATGCCTTTCACCAGAGCATCTAGGTGCATTTCTACTTTAAGAagataaattatattaaaatatcaaATAACTTCCTTTGAAATAAAATACAATCCTTTAGGTAACCTTGCAAACTTTAAATATTAATGTTACAAGAACATACCAGACTCCTTACCTAAAGGCCAACCTATGAAATATATCCGGGCCAGAAGGGTAAAAACTCAAAAACTTCTGATCACCTAACATCATTATCTCTATCCTACATGTCCAAAATTGCCACCAGTGTGTGTCGGTAGTTAAAGGCAGGCACATTTATTGGTGCCGGTAACTGCATGTACTGAGAAATCTAAATACCTGACTGCACCTGCAAATCAGCTCGGTATTTAAAAGGGTACTGTTGTAGGCGAAAAGAAACGTGCCTGCAGTTAAGGAGCTGAAATATAATGGCACACTTAGTATTTGAATCCTCATTGAAGACTGGCTAAAAACAAGAGCATAAGTATTTTCCAGAGGAGAAAGCCCCCAAGACAGGAGtagattttctttattttcccttAAAATACAGTCTGATTTCTATGGAAGTTCATTACTATCTGAATCGGTGTTTCCAGGAGAAAGGAGAAGCACAGCAAAGTGCAGAGTGACCTGGCTTTGCCTCACTTGGCTTGGGTTGCCTtctagcccttctctctctcccaggctctGCTGCGTGACTCTTGTTTTCCAGTTCTCTTTATGGAATCACAATGAACCCTTCTGGGCCTTCATTTTAGCCGAAGCTCAGTGTTACCTGGTTGCAGACAGGTTTGTACTTGAGCCCTGGTTTGTTCAAGATCATCTCCAGCTGTCTGCGGTTGAAGTTGGACACTCCAATGGACTTCACCAAGCCTGCATCTTTACATGCCTCCATGGCCTGGGAAAGAAAATATGGTCAGGTCCATTATCACTGGTGCCTATAGCATGGGTGTCTGCACAATGCAGCTTGCAGGACTGGCGCCTATTAGTATATACTAGAGACTGCTTTGGTTTTTTGCTGTCATTGTGTTACTTCCCTACAGAGATCTGTTGGTGCACTCAGTATTGCCAAGcccaagtgttcaaaaagcaCGAATCAGGCCTGAAAATATCTGGTTAAAAAATATGAGACTTAAAAAAGGAGGGGCTCTTTTGATTTACCTTttggtttttgaacctttagggtTTACCTGAGTCATGTTTAGAAGCTTCTCTCCAAACCCATGGGGGTCTAGAAAGTtacttgttttgtttaaatgaaagctgagattagcACATAATAACAGCATTCCGGGAGTTgtgctttaagaaaaatagtAAATATCACGAGACTCACAATAAAACTGTGAGAGTTGGGAAAACTGGGCACTTCAGTTCTGACTTAGAACCCCCCTGTATCATCAGTCCTGGATACTGCTGTGAgacatttttcagacaaatagtttacTCGACAAAAAATGTGGTTTCAATCAATCCAAAACTATTCGAGAATTGGACATGAATAGTTTTGGCAATTCATAAAATGGCCGGATGAGGAGAAGGAATTGGTGATTATGGTGGTGCGGCCATTAGGGTTATTACCTTAGAaatgaaaaaaacccagcacaaCCCCCCCACAAAGTAGCTCCGCAACGCCCCCCAACAGCCACTCATTGTATCTAGAGAGATAACACATATAGATAAGATTGATAACATTGCATGTCTCCTCACTCTCGCACATACATGTGGTGCACTTGTGTGGTGGTGGGCACTGGGCAGATGGCTGttgtattttcaacagttttgatctgttattGCTTAAACTGTGCAAGTGGGAACCCTgaagcatctttagctggacacagaaacttttagcactagatatcccagtgtattgtgatGATAAttcaaatctttagacccacgtAAAAAAACTGGcagattaaataatttttttggcaactggcaaatccataaaaaaactGGCCAGGTTGACCTAACACCAGTCAGGTGTTAACCCTAGCAGCCACCCCCTTAATAAagtttagcccagtgattagggaaCTCATCAGGGATGTGGGAGCCCGAGGGAGAATCCCCGCTCTGGAACAGACCAAAACGGACTTTTGCAATTCACTGAAAGTCCTGGAAAGCTTCAGATTCAGTTCAACCCgaaccatttctttttctttttttttttgaattttccAAACTGAAAGATCAGTCATTTACCTAGCTCTAGTCCTAGGCCTCTCATGTGACGACAACATGAGTTTTGATGAACTGTGGTTTGCCTGAGCAATGGAAAGTAGCCGGGAAAGGGCCCGAGGATTGGACTCCCTAATGTATAGGTGGTGTACATACCCCCTTTACAACAAGAAAACAGGTACAAAGAAATAGTAGAGAAAAAAGCTAATAAAATCTAGGTTAATTCTTCCTCTATTTTCTTTCTTGCCCTTCCCCCTCTTTCCTCCAGGAGGTTTCCATGGCAGCCTGAGACCATGTaacttttaggcctggtctatatgtGGTTTTTGTACCAGGAATAACTATCtcagttagggttttttttgtttgtttgttttttttaaccaaaacatttGTACCAGTAAACCCCTGGTGTGGATGCTGTTATACTGATGTAAGGGTGCTTAATACTGGCATAGCTTCTTTCTCCCAGAAGGGAGATAAACAGTAACATTTGTGTTTAGAGAAGCTCTTcgtttcttttagaaaaacagcatCAGGAGGGACTCTCACAATACACCTTCGTCATCATTACTGGACTAATAAAGAACTGCCTTGTATCTTAATATAGCCTTACAaaaggggtagtcaattatttttggtcaaggttcaaatttcttggtcaaggtacagGCAAGGTCCAGACTCCCAAGAAACATTTttcaataagtaaataaaaagatttcagggtctgttcaaaagcgtcTGGTGGCCTGGTTTTGGCCCATAGCCCGCCTATTGACTGCCCCTGCTTTACAATATTCCGTGCGCCCATTCTCCCAGGTGAGTAACATTTTTCTGCAGGTGAGTAGGATCATAGGAACTACCATACTGGAGCAAATCAGTGGGCCATTTTGTCCTGTTCCAAGAGTGACCTCTACCAGCCGCTTTAGAGGAAGATACAAGAAATCCACAATTGGACAGCTATGAAATAACCCACCTCCAAtaaaagtttcttcctaaactCCTCTTAGAATTTGGCTTATGCCTTGAAATATagatctgatttttgttttttcatacaATCATGGGTATGTAGATTTTGTGCCTGGCCTGGTAAGTTTTCATGGCAGTTTTGCAAAGGTGTTTTCATGTTATACTTGTACATGATACCCACCTCCCAAGTGGCACACAGGTCTACGTTATCAAAAATCAATTTTCCATTTCCATCCACTGGGAATAAATCATCTCCAggcttaaaaacaaaagaaacaatgtaATCAGATAAACCTCCCCTTTGGTTTGGCACTTGATGACATGAATTGCTTTCTGGAGAAATTCTGGAAATATATTAAGCTATTGTGACATATCAGTAACTCAgtattcacagtacatttcacttttatttttaagtgcaaAGTTCATTCTGAAACCTGATGGATGTTCAGTCCATCAGGTCTCTTGATTATCTCTGCATCCCTAATATAAATGAAAGCCCATTTTACATCTGATCTGGAAGAAATATACGTAGGGAAATTGTTTGGTATTGTAAACTCTTGTTCCTTACAGCAGCGTCTCTGAATCAAGCAGTTAACTTACAGTCTGTCTTAAAGCAAAAGGGGAACTGTGGGGACAAGATTCTCCTGTGTTCAGACATAACTTTTTTTTACCTTTAAAGATAGGGGTGTATGAATAATATAGAGATCAATGTAGTCAAATTGCAGGCGCTTCAGTGACTTTTCCAGGGCTGAGGGGACCATCTCAGGAGCATTAAAGGTGCTCCAAAGCTGTAAAAAGTGAAAAGAGAACAAATGCCATCAGAATTATATGTTCACAAGGCTGATTCCCTCAATAACTTTATTCTGCTATATCTCAAGCATGAAAGGTCAGTGTATACACAGTATATTATGCATTATTTTAtccaaattttaattttaataatatacAAAGTCTAAGGGTGCCCGACATTTAATTAACGTTGCATCATCATACTCTGCAGCATTAAAAAGTGAACATTCATACAGGAACTCTGTCTTGTAGGGGCACCATGAGGGTAGAAAATGGAAACAACTAATGTGTCtttcaaaaatcaatttaatccAGTCTGGGACCACAAATAATGCACCAATCGTAATTATATGGCTATTGCATACATAGTTACAGTTGGAGGAGTTAAGATCGTTTAGGTACCTAACCTGTATATTTCCATAGCTTAACATATTTGGATTTCTTTCAAGTATACCCTTAAATCTCTATCACCTGGTCTGTAATGATTGGTTGGGAAAATTACAGCATCCCTGTAATGCTTTTAGCCTTAAGTTACTAACACGTACTCACCCTTAACTTCAGTTCAATGTAGTTTTTATCTGGTAACTGTATCTAGGCACCATGCCTGCTAAAGCTCCAGCTGGTACTAGTACATATAATCCTTTACCCACAGGATTAGCACCTGGTAACAGGTGAGGGGTTTCAGGCAAATCCTTTCAGCCTGCTACAACTTGGACTTAcccctcactgaagtcactgtttTCTTGCTGCCCAAAAGCAGCACAGAAAGAAGCAAGAGAACAAGTGATGGGATTTAGAACAAAACCCACTTACCTTTCCTGTGTAAAATATGTCCTCTCTTTTGACTGTTCCATCTGCAATCTT
Coding sequences within it:
- the LOC128841056 gene encoding aldo-keto reductase family 1 member C1-like, with amino-acid sequence MAFCKDTSMEMNDGYRIPVVGFGTYAPATVPKSKCEEAVKVAIEVGYRHIDGAYLYENEEEIGRAIREKIADGTVKREDIFYTGKLWSTFNAPEMVPSALEKSLKRLQFDYIDLYIIHTPLSLKPGDDLFPVDGNGKLIFDNVDLCATWEAMEACKDAGLVKSIGVSNFNRRQLEMILNKPGLKYKPVCNQVECHPYLNQRKLLEFCKSKNIVLVAFSALGSHRDELWVDQSTPLLLEDPILNALAKKYNRSPALVALRYQLQRGVVVLAKSFTREHIEDNFKVFDFQLTEEDMKAIDSLNQNLRYDPCQEYLDHPEYPFADDY